One Micromonospora sp. WMMD812 genomic window carries:
- a CDS encoding HupE/UreJ family protein yields the protein MSRTIRRAVITFVVGIVAAWLTLLGATPALAHGFSSTVYANITPGDEGHIRTELELEYDLFVVSAADYEHDDPLFKAGTAAFEAGDAAAQAAALNTHLAAAARYVTERFSVTSGGGACAPTRVGDVTMGVQEGVPYARLLLDWACPEQVDAHEVRSGLFPDSEGYVKGTKTIVTYDLDGHSGSAALDADSPSFSTGQAWYDRFREFFVLGAEHLLTGIDHILFLLALIAGSRRLREIVLAATSFTLAHSVTFMVAALGLVDVPAAVVEPVIALSIAVVAGWHLWGIWRRGDHATDLETAGGGHFSLDRSGWLRLGVVFCFGLVHGLGFAGALGIDEAWSWTLLWSLLVFNVGIEAVQLAVIGVVFPVLIVVRRTFPRVGLWVTGAIAAGVSIMGLVWFVQRVLAS from the coding sequence ATGTCGCGTACCATTCGCCGTGCCGTTATCACCTTCGTCGTCGGAATCGTGGCCGCGTGGCTGACACTTCTGGGTGCCACGCCGGCGCTTGCCCATGGATTTTCGTCGACGGTTTACGCGAACATCACACCGGGAGACGAGGGTCACATTCGGACGGAGTTGGAACTCGAATACGACCTTTTCGTCGTCTCCGCCGCCGACTACGAGCACGACGACCCGCTCTTCAAGGCGGGCACCGCCGCGTTCGAGGCCGGTGACGCCGCCGCGCAGGCCGCGGCGCTCAACACCCACCTGGCGGCGGCCGCGAGGTACGTCACCGAGCGCTTCTCGGTGACCTCGGGCGGCGGCGCGTGCGCGCCGACGCGGGTCGGCGACGTCACGATGGGCGTGCAGGAGGGTGTGCCGTACGCGCGTCTGCTGCTCGACTGGGCCTGCCCCGAGCAGGTCGACGCGCACGAGGTGCGCAGTGGTCTGTTCCCCGACTCCGAGGGCTACGTCAAGGGCACCAAGACGATCGTTACCTACGACCTCGACGGTCACTCCGGCAGCGCCGCGCTCGACGCCGATAGTCCGTCATTCTCGACCGGCCAGGCGTGGTACGACCGCTTTCGGGAGTTCTTCGTCCTGGGCGCCGAGCACCTGCTGACGGGGATCGACCACATCCTGTTCCTGCTGGCGCTCATCGCCGGGTCGCGGCGCCTGCGCGAGATCGTGCTCGCGGCCACGAGCTTCACCCTGGCGCACTCGGTGACGTTCATGGTCGCCGCCCTGGGCCTGGTCGACGTGCCCGCGGCGGTCGTGGAGCCCGTCATCGCGCTGTCCATCGCCGTGGTCGCCGGCTGGCACCTGTGGGGGATCTGGCGGCGCGGCGACCACGCGACGGACCTCGAGACGGCCGGAGGCGGCCACTTCAGCCTGGACCGTTCGGGCTGGCTTCGGCTCGGCGTCGTGTTCTGCTTCGGCCTCGTGCACGGCCTGGGCTTCGCCGGCGCGTTGGGCATCGACGAGGCGTGGTCGTGGACCCTGCTGTGGTCGCTGCTGGTGTTTAACGTCGGCATCGAGGCCGTGCAGTTGGCCGTCATCGGAGTCGTCTTTCCGGTGCTGATTGTGGTGCGGCGCACATTCCCGAGAGTCGGCCTCTGGGTCACCGGCGCGATTGCTGCTGGCGTGTCCATTATGGGCCTGGTCTGGTTCGTGCAGCGGGTTCTCGCATCCTGA